A stretch of DNA from Cryptomeria japonica chromosome 4, Sugi_1.0, whole genome shotgun sequence:
ACGATTCTGATTCTGACGATGATGAATCTGTCTACAATGATGCAGGAAACTGTGATTTTGATCCCAGAGAGATACAATCAGTTGAGTCAGATGAGCGAAATGAGGCAACACAGCCGATTGATATTGTTTTTGAGAATATTAAGAAGCAGAAACTGAAGGTCAGGGAAAAAGGCCTCGGAGAGGTCTTGTGGGCGAGAAGGCGGGGGCAGATTTTGATGGAAGGTTTTGTTGGTAATGATGAGATGAAGGGATTTGATGCTCTTTCTGAGGGGGCAGACGTTAATCAGAATTCCAAGGCTTGTCCAAGGACTAAGAGTCTTACAGATGAGGATTTAGATGAGCTGAAAGGATGTTTGGATCTAGGATTTGGGTTTAACTATGAGGAAATACCAGAGTTATGCAATACTCTGCCTGCCTTAGAGTTAGCTTATTCCATAAGCCAGAAGTTTCAGGATGAGCAGCAGAGGTCCCCTGTGCATAAGTCTTCTGTTCCTGCCGTTGATGGTAGTATGTCTGATGGTTATTCAAACAATAGCAGCTGTACACAGTCACCGATTGCGAATTGGAAGATTTCTAGTCCAGGTTTGTGATCTTGAACAAATTCAAAATAGATTTTTCTTTTCTAGTTATTGTTTCTTTGTTATATTGGTACTTACTTGGACTGAAAAAATGTGTTTCTTAGGTTCCAGGTGTGTTGTATTTAGGATACCCATTATAGGAAGCTCAGAGCTATGGTTGTATGTCAGACCTGGATTAATATCGATTCAGGTAGATCAGAGCTGGAAAGTATGGTGTCCAAGTAGACAAGTGATTAGACATCCTTTGGGTGGGGATGCTTACCAAAAATAGAGCACCTGCATTCTTAGTTGTTTGGTAGACAGAAGCTGGAAAATATGGTGTATGGTAGATACAGAGAATATATACCCCTCTAATGGGGATTCTTACCCAAGCAATATTCTAAGCTTGACTGTGTAATCCCCTGTTTGTGTTACCTCTTTTCGATAGATGTCTTCTATGAAGGATGTGTGAAACCTGGGTTTATATTTGGTTATTTATGTAGCCAAGAGCTGGATATATTGCCTAGTGGTAAGGCGTGAACAAAACCATGACTAATATTAGCACAGCTTTTTGTCAGTCTGTGATGAGTTTTATTAGTGGAATAGTAACCTAAGTTTGACACTTAGCGTCGCCTGGTTGTGATTGTTTGCATTTTCATCAGACCGAAATTAATAGCTGATTTCCTTCATGTCTTAGTGGATCTGATTGTGAGTTTGATTCTGTATGCATATTATGTCTATCTTCTCCTTGTTGCATATTTACTGGTATGGTTAATCCCTTGTTATATCAAAAAACATTTAAAGCAAACCATTCACTTATTTAGAGCTTTGACATTAAATGGAAGACTTATCTTACGTTGTCTTTATATCTGTTTTCAGGAGACAATCCAGAGCAAGTCAAGGCAAGGCTCAAGTTTTGGGCACAAGCTGTGGCCTGCACCGTCCGCTTGTGCAGCTGACAATGGCTTCTCTCAAAGAAAAGTATCATGCTGTATGTTGCATACGAGGTGTTGGGGATATAAGGGCATAAGGGCTATTTATATTTTCACTGCAAAGCTAGAAGGGCCGGGTTTGGGTGGGGGGGGGGCGAAAGGGTAGGGGTTTGGCTTCTTTGGCTTTATGCTCATGTGTCGATAGTGCAGTTGTTGATATTGCAACTTAACTTGAGGATTGGCCATAGACCTGAATGAAGCTGCGAGATTTAAGCGTTCTAGCTTGAAATTGGAGCATTTGGACTACCCAGGGTTACAAATAACCCAAGTAGCCTTTGAGAGCAGAGCAAGGGTTACAAATAACCCAAGTAACCTTTGAGAGCAGAGCAACATTCAGGCAGGTCTGAGATTTAACCACATTAAGATTGGGCCACTAATCATTATTTGTTCTTTGTAAAATATGTAACTTCATCTTATATTAATGTAGTCAAGTTTTGAAGTTTTGGCAAATCTGTCAGCTCTGGTACTTTTTTTGTCGTTTGATTCTTCTGGAGTCTTCATAATGGTAGTACATGTAGGGTTTTTATTATTCCAATTCTATgagaaatgaatgaatgaaagtttAATAATATAATGTAGGGCATTTATTATTCCAATTCTATGAGAAATGATTGAATGAAAGTTTAATAATATCTACAAGGTTAAAGCAGTTTATTGGACCTAGGAACAGCACAAAGCGTTTTAACAATAGAGCACCGTATAGTCTTCGGCCGCTTGTAACCTCTTTTCAAAATCTGTTCTTTGATGGTGAATTTTGATCGCTAAATTTTTTGGCTTTTGCCAGCCTTGCATCTTCAAATAATATGTTTAGATTGTTAGTTTTAAAGATCTTATGAGTGATATGAATGTTATTCTGAACATTCCATGACAAAGGTGATATAATTTGTATCATAAATTTAATTCCATATAAATAAATTGTATATAAATAAATTCTACATAGCATGGCTATGAAAAAAGAAGGGACCTGTATGTGACTGGTTTTGTAGTTTGAGAAAAGgaccattgagctttattatggcattTTCACAGAGAAAGCATTAGATCCTCCCCAAAACGCCATGGTCATTATTAGTTGAGCATCTGACATTAAAGTGTAGCAAGCTCAGGTCCATTGCCATTTCTTTTATAAAGAAGTTCTTATATGAATGTCAAATAGGCGATCTGGTATCAGTATGGTTTCGTGCTTCTGTATTGAATAGCAAAACAAATGGGCGACGAGGTAACAATATAGGTTTGTGCTTCTGTATTGAATAGCAAAACAAATGGGTGACGTGGTAACAATATAGGCTTGTGCTTCTGTATTGAATAGTAAAACAAATGGGTGACGTGGTAACAATATAGGCTTGTGCTTCTGTATTGAATAGCAAAACAAATTTGTGGAAAATAAAAAGCCGGTTCGATCTGTTACAGAGTTTACAGAGGAAGCAGCTTTTCTCCTTGAAAGTCATTTGGTTGGTCTCAGTCTTGTTTCTTATTATTTACGAGATGAGGGATGACATGTAATTCAACTGGCATAATTTTTGTTACCATGCTGCTAATCACTATTTTTGGCACTGTAACCCACATAAAGTTCAATCAATGGAATCTGTTGTCAGTGTTGCATGCATTTGCAATGGAAGATGACATGCAGGCCAATAACTTGGAAGTCCAAATTTCTCATCCTAACTAATGTCGTTAACTAGAAATTCTTGACTGTACCATAAGATTGCAGCCCTCCAGAGTTGCCCGAGAGATTTTAGTGTAAACCCTAGACGTACCCTGTTATACTGGATTGCAATCAGAAGTCATATTTGCTTGAACGAGACTCAAAAAACGTATTGCTTGAGCATTGTGATTGGAGTATACTCATAAGACTTAAGTCATATGCTTGATTGGCAGCAACCAGGCAAGCATATATGTTTGAAGAGTCAATTTTGGCTTATAGCTACAACGAAACTTCCTTTTTAAGTTTTTGCTATGTAAAAACAGGTTTATAATGATTCAAGGACATCTGATTTGAAAAGGTCCAACTGATAACATTGCTTGGGATATTAAAGATTGTAGAAATATACAGAGGCCGTTgccttgttttccaaattgattaGCTGATGATCACCTCTTGTGAAGGAAATTGCAAGGCACCCAATCTATCTATTGAAGGCTACTTAAGGTTTATTGTCTGTTCTCTTTTGAAAGTTGATTCTGTTATAAATTGTGAAAGAGCCACACCTATTCAAAATATTATGTTATACAATCATACATAATTATTTCTGAATCTTTCTCCTTGTATTTGATAATCTTTAGacaaatatttataattttcttcaatcaacacTTCTTCCTAAAATACTAATTCTTGAATCCTTATTTTCTTTCTATAGTTATAAGATACTTGTAAGACACCCAAACTATGTATTGAAGGCCTACTTAGAGTCCATGTATCTGTCCTCTTCTAAAAGATGATTCTGTAATTTTTGATAGGAGAAATCTATTTGAAGTCTTATGTTATACAATTATATATAATTTTCTCTTGTCAATTATTCTGTTTATAATATTAATGTTTGAATTCTTCTCTTTTTTCTGTATTTGTAAGATAATTGTATTTGATAAACTTTAGACATttgatacacatatatatataattttctctAATCAATGCTTCTTCCTAAAATACCAATTTttaatctttattttctttttatatttataaaataattgcaTTTGAATCTTTAAGTTGTACGATacacaattaaatataattttctcTATTCAATacttctgtcacttacaaaatatgAAAATGGTGTACATCATGAAAGCTTCAAAGGTCTTCATTTGGAGGTTTTCATTTTCACTGCCTTGCACAATGTGAGGGGCACTGCCTCTCAATGCACTGGGGGTGCTGCCCTTTGACTCAATTGGAGGTGGTGTTCTCAAACCTCCACCAAATTTATttgttatattttacataaaatatgcattaaaaaaattaaatttaaatttattttttttaatataattttttctaaaaattaaaaaactccaatccttccaaatttgggttgtataattttcaaaatattcttttaagaaTTAAAGAATAGAAAGATCCATCTGTCATtgcaatattttatatatatataagatttagAAAGAAAATCATTGCAACTTGTTGGCCTGGAGCAGGGAAGGGTCCTAAATGGCAGCCTTGCACCTGGACTTGTAAAGGCTTCTACAAACTTTTTAGTAGTCAACTGAAATTGGTTTTGTATAGCATTTCAAACCCACACCTCTTTGACAATCCCAAGGACTTGCTCTTCTCTCAATAAAAACAGGGAAGCAATTGaataaataatcaaatttaaaatgtAATATGCCCAATAGAATCTGCCGATGAATATTTTTCTAAAAAGAAGTTCTGACAAAAGTGATGTTGAGATGTCTCAAGTTGCTTGCAGCctgtaaaaatataatatttaggtGCAATTATTTGGGTATGCAATCACAAGCATTGGAATTGGATAGTTTTGCTCTCTGACTCAGCTGTGCTACCTATTTGTGCTTTATGCTTTGCTTACTATGCATTTATAATTATGAAGTTATCATAGAAAGGATTTTAGTATTCATTGTTTTTTAATAAATTCCTGCATTATACATACTTCCAAAAGAACTTACCATGTAGAAAAAATGGCAGCCAAACAGTGGGGATGCACAGGGTCAAATCACAATAGGTCCTTAAGGGTATATGCTTTTAGGCAGGGGTTATGTAGTTATATATTTCGTTAGAAATACAAGGGACACATCTCTTACATGTTTTTAATACATATATTTCTAACCAAATATATGGCTGTATAGACAGTGCCCAGGCTCTTAAGCAATCTGTGGGTACATGGACTGTAAGCAATCTTGCAGTATATGTAGTTTTAGGTCTTGCGTGGAGTCTAAGCAATCTTGCAGTCTAGGTATGACAGGCTTTAAGAATATCattcatttattttcatttttaaatgataaatataaatataatgaattgaGATATTATTCTTCGTTGACAAAATTAAGTAAATAGATTTGTGATTTAAGTATAGTTGAACATAACTTAGTTTTGTTCAATATTTCAATCTATTCTAAATTAGAATTATAGACAATTTTTCAATGCTACATTCTATTTGGGGATTCTTATTTGTGACATTCAACAATGGTGTATGTTGCATATCCTTCCCAAGTACAGTAGAATGCATTTAAGTAATGGTTGAAATTCAAGCTAATTTAAGAATGTCATAAAAAGGAGTAGAATTTGTATGGAGATTTCACATTTAGAATGATTAGTTTGTATAAACTTAAGAGTTAAATAGGAAAATGGTCAACAATtaaattgttggcaagagacatttgTACAAGttttaggtgttgtcattgatggcaactcaaatcAGTGTACCCATCAACTGTGAATGATTTGCTCATACCAGAAGTCAGATTGAAGAATGGTTTAAGTCCGACAAGCTTAGAACAGAGCGTTTGACAGTGTTTGATATTTTGTTTCGGGTTAATATTTTGTGAAGCTTGATAGATGTTTGGAGTATCTTATTCCAAAATTTTAGCCTCCGGTGATGATTGATGTGCGAGTTAGAAGGTCCGGTGTATCGGGTTTTGGTCTGACAATGCTCTATGGCCAATTGGCATGATAAATCTTTATGCGGATGATGTGGAGCGACTTTGGcgattgtttttgtgatctaggATGTTTAGCCGACATATGTGGTAGCGTGTGTTCAATTGTTTTGGTTCACACTAGCATTTGAGTTCGAATTTTGTTGCCAGTTTGTacacatttgaataaaataattaaatgttctTGAGCCGATATGATTTCTTGTTACAGATATATAAGAGCGATGGTTTTTATCATTTTGGATATGTGGAAGGTGTTAGTGAtcgattgtgtgtagtttcatgtgtGCAGCTTAGAGATTAGTGCTTAGGATTGTAGCAGAGCAGTGAGAGATACGGTGTATGAAATTCAtgtattgtgcttaaccggaactgtactttgacatttgtagatgttgttcatcAATTCAATTGATCTGTAACCTTTGTATTTGAGTTGTAGGTAGTGAGCCTctctcttttgagc
This window harbors:
- the LOC131060373 gene encoding uncharacterized protein LOC131060373, which produces MKSVCDRSGLQMDSNEVGLKLDPIASVTQINKIGDLEGGNRVFLNYLNTDCRDSVAPVSQICKNDDLEEQKGDFLYDLCTRYFEEDDDSDSDDDESVYNDAGNCDFDPREIQSVESDERNEATQPIDIVFENIKKQKLKVREKGLGEVLWARRRGQILMEGFVGNDEMKGFDALSEGADVNQNSKACPRTKSLTDEDLDELKGCLDLGFGFNYEEIPELCNTLPALELAYSISQKFQDEQQRSPVHKSSVPAVDGSMSDGYSNNSSCTQSPIANWKISSPGDNPEQVKARLKFWAQAVACTVRLCS